The stretch of DNA TCCGGAAAGCCGGGCATGGAAAAGCCGGAAGAAGTTTCCCTGTGGCCGGGAATCTTTCTCACAAAATTGTCACAAATATACGGAATCGACGATATCGGATTGCAAATGGACGGAGTCGGCGAGGGCCTGGTCTGGCGAAGGCAAGCCCGGGCTGGAATTTCCTATACATTTTGCCTATTATCGTATATAATGCACCCACTTAAGATTTAGAGACTAAATTCCTGTTTAGTAGCGTGGGGAAGACTCTGAGGTTCCGCCAACCTTCAAAATTACGGCAGATTTATTACGAAAGAGAGTGAATATGAGGATAATCATCTGCGGGATGGTGATGGTCACACTATTGTTGTTGCTGCCACCGCCGGCCTCGTCTCAGACGACGATCACGCGGGCTGTGATCGGTAACGGCGGAGGAGATACGCAGAATTCGACATACCAGGTCGATCATACGATCGGGCAACCTGTCATCGGCAAATTGGTCGACGCGGGCAGCGTCCATCAGGTCGGATTCTGGTACGTTCCATGGTACCTGGTCACGGGAGACGAGGATATCAATACTATCCCGGTCGCCTGCCGCCTGTATCAGAATTATCCCAATCCATTCAATCCTGTCACGACGATCCGGTTCGCGTTGACCGGGCCTTCCCTTGTGGAGTTGAAGATCTATGATGTGGCGGGCAGGGTCGTGAGGACACTAATCAATAAAGAGATGGATGCGGGGTTGCATGAATTTCCGATCGATTCCCGGAATCTGGCGAGTGGAGTCTATTTCTACAGGCTGAAAGCGGCAGGTTTCTCGGACACAAAAAAAATGATTTTGTTGAGGTAACTATTTGTAGATGAAAAGGAGCGGCACAATGAAACGTCTGGTAATGGTGGTAATGATCCTGATGATGGCTTCATCGATGGCTGATGCTTCCAGCAGTGTTCCCAGGCTGATCAGCTACCAGGGAGTAGTCAGAGACAGCGGCGGAGTCGTCGTCCCTGACGATGATTACGATATTACGTTCAGGATATATAATGTGGTCTCAGGGGGGACGGCGCTCTGGACAGAGGCGCAGACCATCGCGATCGACGGTGGGATACTCAATGCTATCCTGGGATCGCAGACAGGACTCGCCCTCGATTTTGACGTGCAGTACTGGCTCGGCGTCGAGATAGGGACCGAAGGGGAGATGACCCCGCGCATGCTTCTGACCTCATCCCCCTACGCGCTGAGAGCCGCGGTCGCGGATTCAGTCGTCGGGATGGGTTCGGGACCAGGCGATATCACATCGGTAAATGCCGGGATCGGACTCGGAGGAGGCGGGACCTCGGGTGATGTGACATTGTTTATTGTCGCATTGCCTGGATCGGGGATCCTTGCCGACCCGGTCGACGGGATTTCCCTGGAGCCCGGAGGGGTCACGACGGACAAACTGGCCGCGGAGGCTGTGACCAATGAAAAGCTCTCGAGCGATGCCGTAGCGAGCGCGAACCTGATGAACAATGCTGTGACGAACGACAAGCTCGGTTCTGGTTCCGTTACCTCGGCCAAGATCGCCGCGGATGCTGTTGGCAGCGCCAATATTCAGTCCAGCTCTATCACCAGTGGCAAACTTGCCTCCGACGCGGTCCTGAGCTCAAACATTTTAAACAGCGCGGTCACGACGTCAAAACTCGGTGACCTGTCGGTCAGTTCGATAAAGATCGAGGGCGACGCCGTGACCAGCGCCAAGATCCTTGATGGTACAGTGGCTTTCGGCGATATAGGGCAGAACAGCGCGATCATCGGGCAGGTCATGAAATGGAACGGGAGTGCCTGGGTTGCCGCCGATGACATTCAGGGAAGCGGAACGATCGCGGGGGTGTATGGAAGGGATGGCCTGGAGGGTGGAGGTTCATCGGGAACGGTGTTTCTGGAGATCGCCGATGACAGTGTGACGACCGCGAAGCTGGGGGATGATGCGGTTACAACCACGAAGCTGAGTGATGGCGCTGTGACCAGCGCAAAGATCCTCGACGGTACGGTGGCCTTCGGTGATATCGGCCAGAACGGCGCTTCAATCGGACAGGTGATGAAATGGAGTGGAAGTGCGTGGGCCGCGGCGGAAGATTACGACGGCGGCGGGACGATTACGGGGGTTTATGGTATCAGTGGCCTGGAAGGCGGCGGCGCTTCGGGAGACGTCTATCTGTCTATCG from Candidatus Latescibacterota bacterium encodes:
- a CDS encoding T9SS type A sorting domain-containing protein, translated to MRIIICGMVMVTLLLLLPPPASSQTTITRAVIGNGGGDTQNSTYQVDHTIGQPVIGKLVDAGSVHQVGFWYVPWYLVTGDEDINTIPVACRLYQNYPNPFNPVTTIRFALTGPSLVELKIYDVAGRVVRTLINKEMDAGLHEFPIDSRNLASGVYFYRLKAAGFSDTKKMILLR